In the genome of Flammeovirga agarivorans, one region contains:
- a CDS encoding glycoside hydrolase family 43 protein, with amino-acid sequence MTNIIQNPILKGFNPDPSIVRVGDDYFIATSTFEWYPGVQIHHSKDLKNWKLIGHPLKSLSQLDLRGVPDSCGVWAPCLSYDKGTFYLVYSNVKNFEGPWKDTPNYVVTTNNIFGEWSEPSFLTSCGFDGSLFHDDDGKKYFLSMIVDHRGGKFFGGIVIQEYDVESKQLVGEMHHIYEGSELGLTEGPHIIKKDGYYYLITAEGGTEYDHAVSIARSKELFGTYETAPNNPLVSAKDFPDNALQKSGHGDLFQAENGEWYCVFLTGRPLTKRGKCTLGRETSIEKIIWEKGEWPRTFSGSKAPRLEVEGIGKNYTFSNEDPFQENFANEKLSPHFASLREPFDKSWINIENGELVIKGRSSLSSYHTQSMVARRVQSHAVETAVKLNYSPENFQQMAGLVCYYNTQHFHYLYLTSHDNGKTKQLQIISANRFQYDEVDVKETSFPIDQTVYLKVKFERENIQFYYSLNDKDFIEFGPMLNGSILSDDYIQYDGTGRYRPAFTGSFIGMTCQDLSGQLKEAAFGYFHYKEYQEKLETSTEETH; translated from the coding sequence ATGACAAATATTATACAAAACCCTATCTTGAAAGGGTTTAACCCTGACCCTTCGATTGTAAGGGTCGGGGATGATTACTTTATAGCTACATCAACATTTGAGTGGTATCCTGGTGTTCAGATTCATCATTCGAAGGATTTAAAAAATTGGAAACTGATAGGTCATCCTTTGAAAAGCTTATCCCAATTGGATTTAAGAGGTGTTCCGGATTCATGTGGTGTTTGGGCTCCATGTTTATCTTATGATAAAGGAACATTTTATTTGGTGTATTCTAATGTGAAAAACTTTGAAGGACCATGGAAAGATACCCCAAATTATGTGGTAACGACTAATAATATTTTTGGGGAGTGGAGTGAGCCGTCATTCCTTACTTCTTGCGGTTTTGATGGTTCATTATTTCATGATGATGATGGTAAAAAGTATTTTTTAAGTATGATCGTTGATCATAGAGGAGGAAAATTCTTTGGAGGAATCGTAATTCAAGAATATGATGTAGAAAGCAAACAATTAGTAGGTGAAATGCATCATATCTATGAAGGTTCTGAGTTGGGTTTAACCGAAGGGCCGCATATAATTAAGAAAGATGGCTATTATTATCTAATTACTGCAGAAGGAGGAACGGAATATGATCATGCTGTCAGTATAGCTCGATCAAAGGAGCTATTTGGGACTTACGAGACGGCTCCTAATAATCCATTAGTATCAGCAAAAGATTTTCCAGATAATGCACTTCAGAAATCAGGTCATGGTGATCTATTCCAAGCGGAAAATGGAGAATGGTATTGTGTCTTTCTTACAGGGCGACCGTTAACAAAACGAGGAAAGTGTACACTGGGAAGAGAAACATCCATAGAGAAAATCATTTGGGAAAAGGGAGAATGGCCGAGAACATTCTCAGGGTCTAAAGCGCCTAGGTTGGAAGTAGAAGGTATTGGAAAGAATTACACATTTTCAAATGAAGATCCTTTCCAAGAAAATTTTGCAAATGAAAAGCTATCACCACACTTCGCGTCACTACGCGAACCTTTTGATAAGTCTTGGATAAACATTGAAAACGGTGAGTTAGTGATAAAAGGGAGAAGCTCTCTATCATCATATCATACACAAAGTATGGTGGCGAGAAGAGTACAATCTCATGCTGTAGAAACAGCAGTGAAATTAAATTACTCTCCTGAGAACTTTCAGCAAATGGCAGGGTTAGTCTGTTATTATAATACTCAGCATTTTCATTATTTATATCTTACTTCTCATGATAATGGAAAGACAAAACAATTACAGATTATTTCTGCGAATAGATTTCAATACGACGAAGTGGATGTGAAGGAAACATCTTTTCCAATTGATCAGACGGTTTATTTAAAAGTAAAATTTGAAAGAGAGAACATTCAGTTTTACTATTCTCTGAACGATAAAGATTTTATTGAGTTTGGACCAATGCTAAATGGTTCCATTCTTTCTGATGATTATATACAATACGATGGGACTGGTAGATACCGTCCTGCTTTCACTGGATCATTTATAGGAATGACTTGTCAAGACTTATCTGGACAGCTAAAAGAAGCTGCTTTTGGTTACTTCCATTATAAGGAGTATCAAGAAAAGTTAGAAACAAGTACAGAAGAAACTCATTGA